One window of the Klebsiella oxytoca genome contains the following:
- the phnW gene encoding 2-aminoethylphosphonate--pyruvate transaminase, producing MISRNYLLLTPGPLTTSRTVKEAMLFDSCTWDDDYNLGVVQAIRQQLVELATPATGYTSVLLQGSGSYAVEAVLGSVIGSQGKVLIISNGAYGARMIEMAQLMGIAHHPYDCGEVASPDAAAIERILQTDPAITHIAMVHSETTTGMLNPIEEVAALAKQYDKRYIVDAMSSFGGIPLDVAALNIDYLISSANKCIQGVPGFAFVIAREAELATCQGRSRSLSLDLYAQWRCMEDNHGKWRFTSPTHTVLAFAQALKELAEEGGVSARHQRYSANQRRLVAGMRALGFQPLLDDSLHSPIITAFYSPDAPQYRFKDFYQRLKEQGFVIYPGKVSQSDCFRIGNIGEVYEADITALLAAINNAMYWQH from the coding sequence ATGATTTCGCGTAATTATCTGCTGCTAACTCCCGGACCGTTAACCACTTCCCGTACGGTAAAAGAAGCGATGCTGTTCGATAGCTGCACCTGGGATGACGACTACAATCTCGGCGTGGTTCAGGCAATCCGTCAACAGCTGGTCGAGCTGGCAACGCCCGCCACCGGCTACACCTCAGTTCTGCTGCAAGGTAGCGGTAGCTACGCGGTTGAAGCGGTGCTCGGCAGCGTTATCGGCTCACAGGGCAAAGTGCTGATTATCAGCAACGGCGCATACGGCGCGCGCATGATCGAGATGGCGCAGCTGATGGGCATTGCGCATCATCCTTACGACTGCGGCGAAGTGGCGAGCCCGGATGCGGCGGCGATCGAACGGATCCTGCAAACTGACCCGGCGATCACCCATATCGCGATGGTGCATAGCGAAACCACCACCGGCATGCTCAATCCGATTGAAGAGGTTGCCGCACTGGCGAAGCAGTACGATAAACGCTATATCGTCGACGCGATGAGCAGCTTCGGCGGCATTCCCTTAGACGTCGCCGCGCTGAATATCGATTATCTGATCAGCTCCGCCAACAAATGCATCCAGGGCGTGCCGGGCTTTGCGTTCGTCATTGCTCGGGAAGCGGAACTGGCAACCTGCCAAGGCCGCTCGCGTTCGCTGTCGCTGGATCTCTACGCCCAGTGGCGTTGCATGGAAGATAATCACGGCAAATGGCGTTTTACCTCGCCAACCCATACCGTGCTGGCTTTTGCTCAGGCGCTGAAAGAGCTGGCGGAAGAAGGTGGGGTGAGCGCGCGCCATCAGCGCTACAGCGCAAATCAGCGCCGTCTGGTGGCGGGAATGCGCGCGTTAGGCTTTCAGCCTCTTCTCGACGATAGCCTGCATTCGCCGATCATCACCGCATTTTACTCTCCGGATGCGCCGCAGTACCGCTTTAAAGATTTTTATCAGCGGCTCAAAGAACAGGGTTTTGTGATCTATCCGGGTAAGGTGTCACAAAGCGATTGCTTCCGTATCGGCAACATCGGTGAAGTGTACGAAGCCGACATTACC
- the phnR gene encoding phosphonate utilization transcriptional regulator PhnR, with translation MKSPSGETPQYLLIKAQLQARIQNGALKSGDKLPSERELCALFNTTRITVRESLAQLEASGVIYRADRRGWFVTPERLWLDPTQNTNFHKLCLEQGREPKTVLLDGRLTAVPLDVMLPLALQPFDQVYRLTRLRYADGRAICYCENHCLPARVPELLRHDLNGSLTEIYQVHYDLIYTSMHLSFYPTSMPPQAAAALGVMEGRPALLLRRLNYDQHGRILDYDIEYWRHDSLRIEVDTH, from the coding sequence ATGAAATCACCCTCTGGCGAGACGCCGCAGTATCTGCTGATTAAGGCACAGCTACAGGCGCGTATTCAAAACGGCGCGCTGAAGAGTGGCGATAAACTGCCCTCCGAGCGCGAGCTGTGCGCGCTGTTTAATACCACGCGTATTACGGTGCGCGAGAGCCTGGCGCAGCTGGAGGCCAGCGGGGTGATCTACCGCGCCGACCGCCGCGGCTGGTTTGTCACGCCGGAGCGTCTGTGGCTGGATCCAACGCAAAATACCAACTTCCATAAGCTGTGCCTGGAGCAGGGACGGGAGCCGAAAACGGTGCTGCTGGACGGGCGTTTAACCGCCGTTCCGCTGGACGTTATGCTGCCGCTGGCGCTGCAGCCTTTCGACCAGGTTTACCGGCTAACCCGCCTGCGCTACGCCGACGGGCGAGCGATTTGCTATTGTGAAAACCACTGCCTTCCCGCCAGGGTTCCGGAGCTGCTGCGCCACGATTTGAACGGTAGCCTGACCGAGATTTATCAGGTTCATTACGACTTGATATATACCAGCATGCATCTGTCGTTCTACCCTACGTCAATGCCGCCGCAGGCCGCCGCAGCGCTGGGGGTGATGGAAGGGCGCCCGGCGCTGCTGCTGCGCCGGCTTAACTACGATCAACACGGGCGAATTCTTGATTACGATATCGAGTACTGGCGTCACGATAGTCTACGGATAGAAGTCGATACCCACTGA
- the phnS gene encoding 2-aminoethylphosphonate ABC transporter substrate-binding protein, with protein sequence MKLSRLALLSAIALASAPVWADGVVTVYSADGLHDGDNSWYKNQFDAFTKATGIKVQYVEGGSGAIVERLSKERTNPQADVLVTVPPFIQRAAKEQLLAEFKPQGSEQISGVHDRYSPLVNNYLTFIYNSKLLKAAPASWQDLLDSRFRNKLQYSTPGQAGDGTAVMLQAFHSLGSKEAGFDYLGKLQANNVGPSASTGKLTALVNKGELYVANGDLQMNLSQMERNPNVQIFWPADAQGERSALALPYTIGLVQNAPNGENGKKLINFLLDKSAQASVSALSWGLPVRSDVAPQDVRFKAAKAALDGVKSWEPDWDDVAASLSADIARWHKVTDSE encoded by the coding sequence ATGAAACTCTCCCGACTCGCTCTGCTATCCGCTATCGCCCTTGCCAGCGCCCCGGTTTGGGCCGATGGCGTGGTTACCGTCTATTCCGCTGACGGCCTGCACGATGGCGACAACAGCTGGTACAAAAATCAGTTCGATGCCTTCACCAAAGCGACGGGCATCAAAGTACAGTACGTTGAAGGCGGCTCCGGAGCGATTGTTGAACGCCTGTCAAAAGAGCGTACCAACCCGCAGGCTGACGTGCTGGTGACGGTGCCGCCGTTTATCCAGCGCGCCGCCAAAGAACAACTGTTGGCTGAATTTAAGCCGCAGGGCAGCGAACAGATCTCCGGCGTCCATGACCGCTACTCGCCCCTGGTTAACAACTACCTGACCTTCATCTATAACAGCAAACTGCTGAAAGCCGCTCCGGCCAGCTGGCAGGATCTGCTTGATAGCCGCTTCAGGAACAAACTGCAGTATTCGACGCCAGGCCAGGCGGGCGACGGAACCGCAGTGATGCTGCAGGCTTTCCACAGCCTGGGTAGCAAAGAGGCGGGGTTCGACTATCTCGGCAAGCTGCAGGCCAATAACGTCGGGCCGTCAGCTTCTACCGGTAAACTGACCGCGCTGGTCAACAAAGGCGAGCTGTACGTCGCTAACGGCGATCTGCAAATGAACCTGTCGCAGATGGAGCGTAATCCGAATGTCCAAATCTTCTGGCCAGCGGATGCTCAGGGTGAACGCAGCGCGCTGGCGCTGCCTTATACCATCGGCCTGGTTCAAAATGCACCGAACGGCGAAAACGGTAAAAAGCTGATTAACTTCCTGCTCGATAAATCCGCACAGGCCAGCGTAAGCGCGCTCTCCTGGGGACTGCCGGTGCGTAGCGATGTTGCTCCGCAAGATGTCAGGTTTAAGGCGGCGAAAGCGGCGCTTGACGGCGTGAAGAGCTGGGAACCTGACTGGGACGATGTTGCGGCTTCGCTGTCGGCGGATATCGCCCGCTGGCATAAAGTCACCGATAGCGAGTAA